The nucleotide window AATTAACAGGGAAAAAATAAATATTGAAAAAAACGGATTTTTGGTAAAAGAATTGCTGTTTGAAGAAAAAGAAAGGCTTAATCCTGTTATTATTGAATAAGTTTTGAAGTAAAAGGAGGAAAAGTGGGAATACTTATAATATTTAACATATTATTTATGATATTTTTCTTTGTGATAGCGTACATATCAATAAGATATTTTTTAAATCAGATAGAAAAATATCCGAGAATAACACTTGATGAAGTATATAATAATAAAAAGTTAAGACAGAAATATAATGTTGAAGAAAAAGTCAATCCTATGGATTACGGATTTGCTTATAAAGAAGTGGCGTATAAGTCGGGAAAAGTCCAATTATACGGATGGCTAATAGATAATAAGAAAAACGATAAAATCGTTGTGATTTCTCACGGAAGAGGAGTAAACAGACTGGCTGTATTGCAGTATTTACAAATATTTAAAGAGACGGGTCTTGAGAACGAATACAGTTTTTTTATACCTGATTTGAGAAATTCGGGTAAATCCGATGAAGCTAAAACTAAAATGGGGTATTGCTTCGGTCAGGATATTTTTCATACAATGGAGATGCTTCATGAAAAGTATGGTAAAAACAGTTTTATTCTTTACGGCTTTTCTCAGGGAGGTATGGGATCCGCAATAGCAGCAAAACTTTACAGTAACGAACTTAGAAAAAAAGGGATAAAAGTCGAAAAACTTATACTTGACAGTTCTATTTCCAACGTGAGAAAAAGAGTAAAGCAGGATGCGGCTAAAAGGAAAGTGCCGAAATTTATAGTGAGTGTAGTAACGAGAGTGTTTAATTTAAGAGTGGGGAATAAACTGGATAAATTAAGATTTTCCTATTTGCTTAGAAGAATACCGACTCTTATAATTCAGACGAAAAGCGATAAAGCTACTACTTACGGTATGTTAATGGAAGAATATAACGATATTGCTCAATATAAAAATATATATCTGAAAGTATTTGAAAGAGGGTCTCATACGAGAATTTACCCTGATTACAAAGAAGAATATACAGATACTGTAGGACGTTTTCTCAAAGGAGAACTTTCTGAAAACGGAAATGTTGTTAAGAATGATGAAAATCCCGAAAACAATAAAGAAATAAAAAGTCCGAACGAAGAAAAAGAAACTGGATATTATGAAAATTTTTCGGATTTTGACTATGATGAAGAAAATTAAATAAAAAGGGAGACGGTGAGAGAAATATATGTCAAAGTTGACAAAAAAGACTTATTTAATATACGGAATGGGAGTTTCGTATTTTATACTGGATCAGCTTTATAATCAGTGGCTGTCTTATTATTATCTGCCGCCGGGAACAGAACACAGTTTAAAGCCGTTATTAAAGCCGTCGTATCTGGTGCTGGCATATCTGTTTGCAAGGCTTATAGATGCAATATCGGATCCGCTTGTGGGTTATTGGTCGGATAATTCAAAATCGAAGTTCGGAAGAAGATCCTTTTTTATGATGATAGGCGGACTGCCATTGGGAATATTAATGGTTATGTATTTTTTCCCTCCTAAAGATTCTCAAATACATACATTGTTTTATCTGTCCATAATCGGAGGTCTCTTTTTTACCGCGTATACCTTGGTCGGAGGGCCTTATAATGCATTGATTCCCGATTTGGCAAGAACAAAAGAGGAAAGGCTTAATCTGTCCACTGTACAGTCTACCTTCAGGTTGATATTTACAGGGATAGCATTAGTGCTGCCGGGATATATGATAAGTATGCTCGGCAAAGGAAATACAGAATGGGGAATAAGAAAAACAGTTATAATACTTACAGTATTTGCAATAATAGGGATTTATATATGTGTTTTTTTTCTGAAAGAAAAAGAACTCGTTAAAGATAATGAAAAGCACGAATCTATAGGATTTAAGTCGTCGTTAAAATATCTGATGAGAAAAGAAATATTACTTTATTTTGCGGGATTTTTCTTTTTTTTTAGCGGATTTAATATATTAAGAGGAGTTCTTACTTATTATCTGACTATAATAATGGAACTTCCTATAAAACAAATGACTGTTATATCTGCGATATTGTTCGGTATGGCAGGAATATGTTTTCCGATTACAAATATGCTGGGGAAAAAATTCAGTTACAAAAAAATATTGGTATTGGATATTATGCTTTTAATAGCAGGAACAGTAGGATTACTTTTTGTAAACAGCAGTATAAGCTGGTTGGCATATATTATGCTTGTTATTTGCGGAACAGGGCTTAGCGGCTCGGCGTTTATTTTCCCTCAGGCTATGCTGAGTGAAATATCTGCCAAAATTTCTGAAACGGAAAAAGTAAGTCTGGAAGGCTTTATGTTCGGAATACAGGGACTGTTTCTGAAATTGGCATTTCTTGTGCAGCAGTCGGTAGTTTCCCTTGTAATAATAGCAGGAAGTATACCTGATGCTCAGGGACGTAAAAGTGCCACAGGATTGGGTGTAAGAAGTACACTCGTAGTGGCATTAGTATTATTCGGAATATCATTAGTTTTTTATAAATTAAAAAAAGAAGATTAAAAATATGGAGGTTTTTATGGAAATTAAAGAATTGAAAGAAAAAGCGAAGGAGATTAGAAAAGACATCGTTGAGATGATTTACAGAGCAAAATCGGGTCATCCGGGAGGTTCTCTTTCGATTGCCGATATTATGGCTGTATTGTATTGGAGTGAAATGAGGGTAGATCCTCAAAATCCTAAAGACGAAAAAAGAGACAGATTTGTATTGAGTAAAGGACATGCTGCACCGGCACTTTATGCAACATTAATAGAAAAAGGATATGTAAGTAAAGACTTGATACCTACTCTTAGAAGATGGGGGTCGCCTTTGCAAGGACATCCTGACATGAAAAAACTTTCAGGAGTGGAAATGTCTACGGGATCTTTAGGTCAAGGATTGTCAGTAGCAAACGGAATGGCTTTAAGTTCAAAAATATACAATAATGATTACAGAGTTTACACTATATTAGGTGACGGAGAATTACAGGAAGGTCAAATATGGGAAGCGGCTATGACTGCAGCTCACTATAAACTTGATAATCTTGTAGCGATAGTGGATTATAACAACTTGCAAATAGACGGAAAAGTATCGGATGTAATGGATGTTTATCCTGTAGCTGACAAATTTAAAGCGTTTAACTGGAATGTTATTGAAATAGACGGGCATAATTACGAAGAGATAATAAAAGCATTTGAAAAAGCGAGAGAAGTAAAAGGACAACCTACAGTTATAGTTGCAAAAACTGTAAAAGGAAAAGGTGTTTCATTCATGGAAAACAATGCCGGATTCCACGGAGCGGCTCCTAATGACGAGGAGTACAAAAAAGCAATGGAAGAATTACAATAGGAGGTTATGAAAATGGAAAAAAAATCGACAAGACAAGCCTATGGAGAGGCATTAGTAAAATTAGGAAAAGAAAATAAAGATGTAGTAGTATTGGAAGCGGATTTGTCAAAATCTACAATGACAGTATTTTTCAAAAAAGAATTTCCTGAAAGACATATAAATGTAGGGATAGCTGAAGCGGATCTTATGGGAACTGCGGCAGGGATAGCTACAACAGGCAAAATACCTTTTGCATCAACATTTGCACACTTTGCAGCAGGAAGAGCGTTTGACCAGATAAGAAACAGTATAGTTTATCCTAAACTTAATGTAAAAATATGTCCTACACATGCCGGAATATCTTTAGGAGAAGACGGAGGATCACATCAGTCGATAGAAGATATGGCTCTTATGAGATCCTTGCCGGGAATGGTAGTACTTTCCCCTGCGGATGCTGTTGAGACTGAAAAGGCGGTTATGGCTGCGGCAAAATATGAAGGACCTGTTTATATAAGACTGGGAAGACTTAATATACCTGTGTTGTTTGATGACAGTTATAATTTTGAAATAGGAAAAGCTGTAACATTAAGCGAAGGAAATGATGTGGCTATTATTGCTACAGGATTAATGGTATATGAAGCTGTAGAAGCTGCAAAATTGCTTGAAAAAGAAGGAATAAAAGCAAGAGTTATAAATATGTCCACAATAAAACCTCTGGATAAAGATACGGTTTTAAAAGCTGCTAAAGAATGTAAATTTATCGTAACAAGTGAAGAACATTCAGTAGTCGGAGGACTTGGAAGTGCAGTTTCCGAATATTTATCCGAAGTGCATCCGACTAAAGTTATAAAACACGGTATATATGATGTGTTTGGACAAAGTGCTGACGGAGAAACAATGTTGAATAACTATAAATTAAGAGCAAAAGATATAGCTGAAGTAGTATTAAATAATAAATAAATTAAAAAACAGATAGTTGTATTAAATAAATAATGGAGGTAGTAACAGATGTTTAGTCCTATTCAAGAAACTTTTAGAAATATAAGTAAGGAGAAAGGATTGTTTTTTTCATCATTAATTTCTTTAATAACAATATTCGTATTATTGGATACATTTATTTTCGGTGTATTCAATTTGAACGATTTTAAAGCAAAGATGGAAAATTCCAATCAGGCAATAGTATATGTAAAAACAATGACTGAAGATGAAATTTCGGCATTTCAGGGAAAACTTTTAAAAGTAAACGGAATTCAGACGATAAAATATGTTTCAAAAGAAAGTGCTTTACAGTTACTTGAAAAAGAATTGAAAGTAGATTTGTCGGATGAAGAAAATCCTTTACAGGACAGTTTTTATGTATATATTGATAAAAATTCCAATGTAAATGCCTTAAAAGAAGAGTTGTTAAAAAATCCTGAAGTAACAGAACTGGATATGAGAACTCAGACTATAGAAAGAACAAATCAATTCAGCAAAAATCTGGATAAACTTGTATTGTTCGGCGGTGTAGGTTCTATAATCATAGCTGCAATATTAATAATGAATATTACAAGTTTCGGAGTAAGATTGAGAAGAAGAGAAATAAGAGATTTGGTGGCAACTGGAGTTTCAGGAATGGCTATAAAAATTACTTATTTTCTTGAAGGACTGATTTTAGTTCTGTTTTCTTCAATTATAGGATTCGGAATATTCTGGAAATTACAGAAATTCATAGTTGAAGGAATTAATCTCTTACGTTCGGGAATTATAGGAAATTCTACAGATAAAGAGTTATTGGGAATATATCTTATTTCTTTATTAGTAGGAGTTATAATAACATTTTTCTCTAACTTTATAGGACTTCACGGATATTACAGAGTAAAAGACAAAAAAGTTAAACCTGTTTCAAATAATAAAAATACCGAGAATGAGAAAAAATAAGGAGTAAAAATGAAAAAAAACATACTGAAAATTTCATTATTTATTTGTACAATATTTCTGATTTTTGCGGATCAAATAGAAGAGAACAAAAAAAGGATACAACAGATTGATAGTCAGGTTAACCAGAATAATCAAAAAATCAATAAAAACAAAACTGAAATTTCAAAAGCCAAAAATACGGAAAATATAATTTCAGCTCAAGTAAAAAAACTCGATAAGGATATAGCGAGATTACAAGCCGAGTATAATGAAGCCGAAAGAAAATATACCGAAATATTGAAACAAATAGGAGTAAATAACGAAAACATAAGAAAAAATATATCCGAAATAAATAGAGATACGGAAATAATAAATGTAAATAAAGAAGACCTTTATAAAAAAATAAAAACATGGGATAAAATAAGAAGAAACAGAGATATGGCAGCTATAGTAGGAACTTCCAACTCTGCCGAAAAAGTAAAAATGACTCATGATTTAAAAATACTTCTGAATAAACAGACTGATTATATTCAGGGAGTAGAAGACTCTAAAAAAGGTGTGGAAAGTAAAAAACAGAGAGAAGAAAGTGTAAGAGCGAGAAATCAGGAAGAGGCTTCAAAAGTAAAAGCTGCAAGAGCAGAGCTTGAAAGTAAAAACAGACAGCTTAATGCTGCCAAAAAAGAAAAAAATGTACTTATAGCTCAGCTTAGAGGAAAACAGAAAGTTCTGAATACTGAAAATAAAAAAATTGAAAGCAACAACAGTCAGCTAATTTCCGAAAAAAGAAGACTGAATGCTCAAATACAGGCTATTATTCAAAGGGCAATCAGAGAGAGAGAACTCGCTATGCAAAGAGCAGCCGAGGAGAAAAGAAAGCAGGAAGAAGCTGAAAGAATCAGAAGAGATGCCGAAGCTCAAAGAAAAGCCAATGCTGAAAGACAAAATAACGACTTGGTAGGACAAAAATCGACTCCTTCAAAAAATACAACTACTGCATCAAACAAAACAACTACCAGAACAACAACGACAACAAAAACTCCGGCAGTACAGGTACCTAAAGGAACAGGCAACTTGATGATGCCTATTAACGGATCGATAGTTGTAGGTTACGGTCAGGAAAAAGTTGCAGGACTGAAAAGTAACGGTATTGAAATAAGAGGTTCTGCAGGACAGGCTGTAAAAGCTGCTGACAGCGGTATCGTAATATATGCGGGATCATTAAATAATCTCGGAGGCGTTGTAATAATAGATCATGGAGGACTTGTTACTGTTTACGGAAATCTGGCAGGAGTGTCAGTATCTAAAGGTTCAAAAGTAAACAAAGGACAAACTGTAGGTACTTTAGGAAGAGATCAGACTACCCACCAGCCTAACCTTTATTTTGAAACACGTAGAGGTGTAAATATAGTAAATCCGATGAGTTATTTATAAGGAAAGAAGGGAATAGCATGTACGATACTTTAAAAGAGAGATTTTTAAGATATGTAAAATTTGAAACAAGATCAGATGAAAATAGCGAAACAATACCGTCTACTCCTTCCCAGACCGAGTTTGCAAAAATGCTTAAAAAAGAACTGGAAGAAATAGGGTTGGAAAATATTTTTATAAATGATGCGTGTTTCGTAAACGGAACATTACCCGGTAATATTGATAAAAAAGTACCTGTAATAGGCTTTATAGCTCATATGGATACTGCCGATTTCAATGCGGTAAATGTAAATCCTCAAATTATTGAAAACTATGACGGTAAAGATATTGTTTTGAATAAAGAATTAGGAATAACAATGTCTGTTGAGGAATTTCCCGATTTGAAAAAATATGTTTCTCAAACGGTTATTACTACAGACGGTACTACTTTATTAGGTTCCGATGATAAATCGGGAATTGTGGAAATAATAGAAGCGATGAAATATTTTATTGCTCATCCTGAAATAAAACATGGAACTGTAAAAGTGGCTTTCGGTCCTGATGAAGAAATAGGAAGAGGAGCGGATAATTTCAATGTCGAAGAATTCGGAGCGGATTTTGCCTATACAATGGACGGCGGTCCTGTGGGAGAACTTGAATATGAGAGTTTTAATGCTGCACAGGTTATTTATAAAATAAAAGGAAAAAGTGTACATCCCGGAACAGCAAAGGGAAAAATGAAAAATGCAAGTTTGATTGCTGTAGACTTAGCAACAATGTTTCCGGCAGATGAAGTTCCTGAAAAAACCGAAGGATATGAAGGATTTTATCTTTTGGACGGAATGACTTCCAACTGTGAAGATGCCCGTGTGGAATACATTTTAAGAGATCACGACAGAAAGAAATTTGAACAGAAAAAGGAATTTGCAAAAAATATAGCTGAAAAATTAAATGAGAAATACGGTAAAAATACCGTTGAAGTATTTGTGAAGGACCAGTATTATAATATGGGAGATATTATAAAAGACCATATGTATGTTGTAGACATTGCAAGAGAAGCAATGGAAAACTTGGGAATAAAACCTATTATAAAACCTATAAGAGGAGGAACTGACGGTTCAAAAATATCTTTTATGGGTCTTCCTACACCGAATATATTTGCCGGAGGAGAAAATTTCCACGGAAAATATGAATTTGTAACATTGGAAAGCATGGAAAAAGCTACGGATACTATAATAGAAATAGTAAAATTAAACGCAAAATAATAAAAATAAAATACTTCTGTATTGCGGTTGACTTAAAAAAGAAAACGACAATTAACAGGAGTATTTTTATAATATTTTAAAAGAGGTAACGGAATGATAAACAGGGTTTTAAAAATAACAGTTATGATGTTAGGAATGTCAATGATTTCTTTAGGAGTTACAAAAGAAATCGGAGTAAATCTGGATATAGCCAGACAGTATTATTCTGTTCAGGTAATAAAAAAGTTTATTGATAATATAAGCGGTTCAGGAGGAAATTTTTTGCATCTTCATATATCAGATGACGAAAATTACGGGATTGAAAGTGAAATATTGGGACAGACAATAGCAGAAGCAAAATTTCAGAAGGGAATATATACTAATAAAAAAACAGGAAAAAAGTTTCTGAGTTATGCCCAAATCAAGGAAATAATATCCTATGCAGAAATGAAAAATGTTGAATTAATCCCTGAAATAGACAGTCCGAGCCATATGAAGGCTATTTTTGAATTGCTGAAAATAAAAAAAGGAAATTCTTATGTGAAAAATATAAAGTCAGATACAGAAAATGAAATCAATATGGGAAATCCCCAAAGTATAAATTTTATGAAACAATTAATAGAAGAGGTTACAGAAGTGTTCGGAATGAAGTTACGTCACTTTCACATAGGAGGTGACGAATTTGAATACAGTGAAGTTAAAAATTCTGAATTTGTAAAATATATTAATGATTTGTCAGATTATTTAATATCAAAAAGAATAAAACCGAGATTATGGAATGACGGTATTACCAAAGTTGGTATTGATAAAATCAATAAAGAAATAGAAATTACCTATTGGAGCTATGACGGAGATGCTGAAAATGACGAAGAAAAAGAAAAAAGAAGAAAAACACGAGTGTCTGTCCAGGAATTGTTAAAAAAAGGATTTAAAGTACTAAATTATAATTCATATTATTTATATTATGTTCCGAAAGAAAGCTCAAATTTAAAAAAAGATACTGAATATTCTGTAAATGATATAAATAAAAATTGGGATTTAAGAGTTTGGGATGGAGAAAATGTTGAAAATGCCGTAAAAAATGAAAGAAACATTATAGGAGCAGCTTTATCAATATGGGGAGAGGGCTCTTATAAATTAACAGATTCTGAAATTCAAAAATATTCGGAACCTTTTATAAGAGCATTTATTTTAAAAACTAAAGATTACAAAAAGAATTAATGTTATGACTGTTTTAGACTACTAATGCAGCTGATCGAATCCTAATCCGAATACTTTCGTAGTTTCAGTAACAGTTACAAAAGCCGTAGGATCATTTATCTTCAAGAATTTTCTCAAATTGATGAACTGTCTTCGGTCGAGAATGGTCATTAATACATCTCTTGAAACACCTGAATATCCCCCTTTTCCATTGAATACAGTACATCCTCTGTGGAAGTCTCTTAAAATATATTCTATGATGATTTCTTTATTTTCGGTAATTATAAAAATCTGTTTTCTTGAATTAAATCCGTCTATAAATTTATCAACCATATATCCTGAAATATACACGCTTAAAAGCCCGAAAAGAGCAAGTTCCACTCCGAAAGCAAACATAGCCATAACAGTAACAGTTGCGTCGGCAATAAAGTTTGCCATTCCCAGTCTTATCCCGAAATATTTATTTATAATTTTTCCTATAATTGACGTACCGCCTGTAGATGCTTCATAAGTAAATACAACAGTTGAGCCCAATGCACAGAAAACACTCCCGAATATTGTAGCCAAAGTTAAATTCTGTGTCAGGGAGTAATGAGGGAAAAAATTTTCAAAAATTAAAAGTATAACCGATAAATAAGTTGATGCGTAAATACTTTTGATTCCGAAACTTCCTCCGATAAGTATAAATCCCAATGAAAACAGTATGACATTGCCTATAGCTATAATAATACTGTTGGATATTCCGAAAATATGATTTATAATCAAAGCAAATCCTGTAATTCCACCACTTGCAATTTTATTCGGGAAAAGAAAAAAATGAAGCCCGAAAGCAAGTAAAGTAACTCCGATACTTATAAAAAAATATTCTTTTAAAATTTTAGCAAATTTATTTTTCATAAAAATTATTATCTCCTGTTATTTATTAAATATAGTAACAAGCTATTATAGTGTTTTAAGTGTGTAATGTCAAGGTAAAATTTTTTAATTTGACGGCTGAAATTACGAAAATATTTCTTTGTATTTTTAGAGATATTTGTGCTATAATATTATAATTTATAGTAATATTACGGGAAATATAACCAATGAAACAGGGTTTTAAAGAAGTGTTTATTTAAAAATATAATATAAATAAAATCAATAAGGAGGATAAATCGAAATGAGTCAGAAATCTAAAGTAATAATGGACGGATTAACTTTTGATGATGTTTTGCTTATTCCGCAGGCATCGGAAGTATTACCTCATGAAGTTTCTTTAAAAACAAAAGTTACAAAAAAGCTGGAATTAAACATTCCCGTTATGAGTGCGGCGATGGATACGGTTACGGAATCGCAACTTGCCATTGCTATTGCAAGAGAAGGAGGAATCGGCTTTATTCATAAGAATATGACAATAGAAAGACAAGCCGATGAAGTGGAAAAAGTAAAAAGATATGAAAGCGGAATGATAACAAACCCGATTACTTTAGAGGAACATTCGATATTACAGGAAGCAAATGATTTAATGAAAAGTTATAAAATATCGGGATTGCCGGTTATAGACAAGAAGGGGAATTTGAAAGGGATTATTACTAACAGAGATTTAAAATATAGAGAAGATTTGACAATAAAAGTAGAAGAAGTAATGACAAAAAAAAATCTTATCACTGCACCTGTAGGAACTACACTTGATGAAGCGAAATCTATTTTACTTGAACACAGAATAGAAAAATTACCGATTGTTCAGGGAAAAAAGCTCAAAGGTCTGATAACAATAAAAGATATCGACAATAAAATTAATTATCCCAATGCGTGTAAAGATGCTCACGGAAGGTTGAGAGTAGGAGCTGCTGTCGGGATAGGAAATGATACTTTGAAAAGAGTGGAGGCTCTTGTAGAAGCCGGAGTAGATATAATCACTGTAGATTCGGCACATGGACATTCCAAAGGGGTTATTAAAAAGATAAAAGAAATAAGAAAAGCATTTCCCGATTTGAATTTGATCGGGGGAAATATTGTAACTAAAGAAGCGGCTCTTGATCTTATAAAAGCCGGAGTAAATGCTGTAAAAGTGGGAGTAGGACCGGGATCTATATGTACTACAAGAGTAGTTTCAGGAGTAGGAGTACCTCAAATTACTGCAATTCTTGAAATAGCAGAAGTTTGTGAGAAAAAATCGATAGGACTTATAGCCGACGGAGGAATAAAATTATCGGGAGATATAGTAAAAGCCATAGCTGCAGGAGCAGACTGTGTAATGTTGGGAGGACTTCTTGCAGGAACAAACGAAGCACCGGGAGAAGAAATCATATACAACGGAAGAAAATTCAAAACGTATGCGGGAATGGGCTCGCTGGCTGCAATGAAAAGAGGAAGCAGCGACAGATATTTTCAGTTGGAATCTGCAACGGAAAAACTGGTTCCCGAAGGAATCGAGTCGATGGTGCCTTTTAAAGGAGCATTGAAAGATACGATTTATCAGTTGTGCGGAGGACTCAGATCGGGAATGGGATATTGCGGTACACCGACAATAGAAAAATTGAAATCTGACGGGAAATTTGTGAAAATAACAAATGCAGGACTTAAAGAAAGTCATCCTCATGATGTTATAATTACAAAAGAAGCTCCTAATTACAATGCTTCAAATTAATTTTAAGAGAGGAATAACGGAAAAAATGAAAAGTTTAAGAAAAACAGTATTTTTAGCGATATTAGTATTAAGTATAGGAAGTCTTTCTTTTTCTTTTGAAGACTACTATAAGAAAGTTTATATTGTGAAAATTTCAAAAAAAGAAATATATAAAGCTGTAAATGCAAATCAGAATCAGCAGAAAAAATTGTCGAAAATTTTTGATGAATATCAGAAAAAAGCCGAGAAGATTGAAAAACAGTTGAAATCTTTTGAAGATAAAAAAAGTCAGATTGGTAAAATAGAAAAAGACAGATATTTTAAAATAGCTGAAGTTTTGTCTTTTGAGCAATTAAAAGAGTTTAATAAATATACCAATCAGAAAAAACTTGAATTTGAAGAAAAAAATGACAAAATCAAAAGTTTAATGGACGATCTTAACCTTGAAAATGAACAGAAAGCTGAAATATTAAAGTTGGACAGGGATTTTAAAAGAACCGTCGGAAGATTGAAAGAAGAGCGTTTATCTGAAGAAAATTTTGCTTCTGAATATGAAAGTCTGAAAAAAGTAAGAAATGAAAAAATAAGAGCATTGTTAAATGAAGAACAGATAAAAGTCGTTGACAGTTATAAATTTTAATAAAAAGGAGCCACGATTATGAGTAAATTTATAGTAAATGAGTCTTTTTGGAATATTTTTCCTGAAGCTAATATAGGAGTGTTATTACTTGAAAATATTGATAATTCAAAAGAATCTTCTGAAAATATTGTAAAACTTTTGGAGGAAAGTAACAAAGAAGCAAAAAAGCACCTTACAGAAGATCAGCTGAGCAAAAATCCTGTTATTGCCATATGGAGAGAAGCTTATCAAAAATTTAAAACAAAAAAAGGTGTTCGTTGCAGTATAGAGGCATTGTTAAAAAGAGTGGAAAAAGGATCGGGAGTTTCAACAATTAATCCTCTGGTGGATATTTATAATGTTGCTTCTTTGAAATACGGACTTCCTGTGGGTGCCGAAGATATAGAAACTTTTGAAGGAGATCTTGTTCTTGGAGTAACCGAAGGAAATGACGAGTTTTATGCTTTGGGAGATGAGGAAAATTCGCCGACTCTTGAAGGAGAAATTTGCTATAAAGATGATAAAGGTGCAGTTTGCCGTTGTTTTAACTGGAGAGACGGTCAAAGAACCATGATTACAGAAAAAACCCGAAAAGCTTTTGTAGTAATAGAATATGTAAACGGAGAGAAAAACGAAGATATTGAGAAGGCACTCGAAATGATAGCGGAGTATACTGAAAAAGAGTTGGGAGCCAAAAAAGTTTCCTTGAAAATATTGAATAAAAATGAAGACAGAATAAATTTAATTTAATAAAATTGATTTCAGACAGGAGCATGAATAATGTTCCTGTTTTTTTAGAAATACTAATTTTATTGGAAGCAAAAATATTTATAATTTGAAGAAAATTAAGTGATATTTTTCCTAATTTATAATTTCTGCATGTGAAATAAAAAATTTTATTTTCAGTATTGAAAGTTAGAAAAAACAAGGGTATAATATATTAAATAAATCAATATGAATGGAGGAAAAGCAAAATGGCAAAAATGAAAGCTGCAAGATGGTACAAACAGAGAGATGTACGTGTTGAAGAAATTGAAATA belongs to Pseudoleptotrichia goodfellowii and includes:
- the pepT gene encoding peptidase T → MYDTLKERFLRYVKFETRSDENSETIPSTPSQTEFAKMLKKELEEIGLENIFINDACFVNGTLPGNIDKKVPVIGFIAHMDTADFNAVNVNPQIIENYDGKDIVLNKELGITMSVEEFPDLKKYVSQTVITTDGTTLLGSDDKSGIVEIIEAMKYFIAHPEIKHGTVKVAFGPDEEIGRGADNFNVEEFGADFAYTMDGGPVGELEYESFNAAQVIYKIKGKSVHPGTAKGKMKNASLIAVDLATMFPADEVPEKTEGYEGFYLLDGMTSNCEDARVEYILRDHDRKKFEQKKEFAKNIAEKLNEKYGKNTVEVFVKDQYYNMGDIIKDHMYVVDIAREAMENLGIKPIIKPIRGGTDGSKISFMGLPTPNIFAGGENFHGKYEFVTLESMEKATDTIIEIVKLNAK
- a CDS encoding family 20 glycosylhydrolase, which produces MINRVLKITVMMLGMSMISLGVTKEIGVNLDIARQYYSVQVIKKFIDNISGSGGNFLHLHISDDENYGIESEILGQTIAEAKFQKGIYTNKKTGKKFLSYAQIKEIISYAEMKNVELIPEIDSPSHMKAIFELLKIKKGNSYVKNIKSDTENEINMGNPQSINFMKQLIEEVTEVFGMKLRHFHIGGDEFEYSEVKNSEFVKYINDLSDYLISKRIKPRLWNDGITKVGIDKINKEIEITYWSYDGDAENDEEKEKRRKTRVSVQELLKKGFKVLNYNSYYLYYVPKESSNLKKDTEYSVNDINKNWDLRVWDGENVENAVKNERNIIGAALSIWGEGSYKLTDSEIQKYSEPFIRAFILKTKDYKKN
- a CDS encoding YitT family protein, with translation MKNKFAKILKEYFFISIGVTLLAFGLHFFLFPNKIASGGITGFALIINHIFGISNSIIIAIGNVILFSLGFILIGGSFGIKSIYASTYLSVILLIFENFFPHYSLTQNLTLATIFGSVFCALGSTVVFTYEASTGGTSIIGKIINKYFGIRLGMANFIADATVTVMAMFAFGVELALFGLLSVYISGYMVDKFIDGFNSRKQIFIITENKEIIIEYILRDFHRGCTVFNGKGGYSGVSRDVLMTILDRRQFINLRKFLKINDPTAFVTVTETTKVFGLGFDQLH
- the guaB gene encoding IMP dehydrogenase; this encodes MSQKSKVIMDGLTFDDVLLIPQASEVLPHEVSLKTKVTKKLELNIPVMSAAMDTVTESQLAIAIAREGGIGFIHKNMTIERQADEVEKVKRYESGMITNPITLEEHSILQEANDLMKSYKISGLPVIDKKGNLKGIITNRDLKYREDLTIKVEEVMTKKNLITAPVGTTLDEAKSILLEHRIEKLPIVQGKKLKGLITIKDIDNKINYPNACKDAHGRLRVGAAVGIGNDTLKRVEALVEAGVDIITVDSAHGHSKGVIKKIKEIRKAFPDLNLIGGNIVTKEAALDLIKAGVNAVKVGVGPGSICTTRVVSGVGVPQITAILEIAEVCEKKSIGLIADGGIKLSGDIVKAIAAGADCVMLGGLLAGTNEAPGEEIIYNGRKFKTYAGMGSLAAMKRGSSDRYFQLESATEKLVPEGIESMVPFKGALKDTIYQLCGGLRSGMGYCGTPTIEKLKSDGKFVKITNAGLKESHPHDVIITKEAPNYNASN
- a CDS encoding B3/B4 domain-containing protein; its protein translation is MSKFIVNESFWNIFPEANIGVLLLENIDNSKESSENIVKLLEESNKEAKKHLTEDQLSKNPVIAIWREAYQKFKTKKGVRCSIEALLKRVEKGSGVSTINPLVDIYNVASLKYGLPVGAEDIETFEGDLVLGVTEGNDEFYALGDEENSPTLEGEICYKDDKGAVCRCFNWRDGQRTMITEKTRKAFVVIEYVNGEKNEDIEKALEMIAEYTEKELGAKKVSLKILNKNEDRINLI